Proteins from a single region of Nitrospirota bacterium:
- a CDS encoding YwbE family protein translates to MQGIKRADIKPGMIVRVVTKEDQRSGRLTEGVVNDILTKSPSHPHGIKVRLESGIVGRVKEIIAK, encoded by the coding sequence ATTCAGGGGATAAAGAGGGCGGATATAAAGCCGGGAATGATTGTACGGGTGGTAACGAAAGAGGACCAGCGTTCTGGAAGGCTGACAGAAGGAGTCGTTAATGATATCCTGACAAAGTCACCTTCACATCCACATGGCATCAAGGTGCGCCTTGAAAGCGGCATTGTTGGACGGGTGAAAGAAATCATTGCCAAATAG
- a CDS encoding SAM-dependent DNA methyltransferase: MFYQHNLQGKLKYEQQCIRPEPMKIIADPACGTGGFFLAAYDIIAKHDLDKVQKRFLKYKTLIALTPHG; the protein is encoded by the coding sequence ATGTTTTATCAGCACAATTTACAAGGGAAATTGAAATATGAGCAGCAATGCATCCGGCCTGAACCTATGAAAATCATTGCTGACCCTGCCTGTGGTACAGGCGGTTTTTTTCTGGCTGCTTATGATATTATAGCAAAACATGACCTGGACAAAGTGCAGAAACGATTTCTGAAATACAAGACCTTAATAGCCTTGACGCCACATGGTTGA